In one Candidatus Endomicrobium procryptotermitis genomic region, the following are encoded:
- a CDS encoding ParB/RepB/Spo0J family partition protein, which yields MQKKALGRGLESLIPGISVNKAGSGESVITIQLNKIRPNRYQPRKNFNKEKLDELAQSIKTHGLAQPILVTPSIAPGEYEIIAGERRLRASKLAGLKEIKAIVKFAVDNKQKLDLALIENLQREDLDPVEEAKAFRRLIEEFNHTHEDIADILGKNRSVITNTLRLLTLPEDIQLLITEGKISVGHGRMLAGIEDESKIRELAEQILNEKLSVRAVEKKAVEMKQGKSKTIKEPKKQEVELINLKEEIQRKLRTKANISGSSKKGKIEIFYFSLEELERIVKELNFQI from the coding sequence ATGCAAAAAAAAGCTTTGGGAAGAGGGTTAGAATCACTAATACCTGGCATTTCGGTAAATAAAGCGGGTAGCGGGGAATCGGTTATAACAATACAACTCAATAAAATAAGGCCTAACAGATACCAGCCAAGAAAAAATTTCAATAAAGAAAAATTAGATGAACTTGCTCAGTCTATTAAAACACATGGGCTCGCTCAGCCCATACTTGTCACGCCTTCCATTGCTCCTGGCGAATATGAAATTATTGCAGGCGAGAGAAGGTTAAGAGCTTCAAAGCTTGCGGGACTTAAAGAAATTAAAGCAATAGTAAAGTTTGCTGTAGACAATAAACAGAAATTGGATTTGGCTTTAATTGAAAATCTGCAAAGAGAAGATTTGGATCCAGTTGAAGAGGCAAAAGCTTTTAGACGGCTTATTGAAGAATTCAATCATACTCATGAAGATATTGCCGATATTTTAGGTAAAAACAGGTCAGTAATTACAAACACTTTAAGGCTTTTAACTCTGCCAGAAGACATACAACTGTTAATAACCGAAGGAAAAATTTCTGTCGGACATGGAAGAATGCTTGCTGGAATTGAAGATGAAAGTAAAATAAGAGAGTTGGCAGAACAAATATTAAATGAAAAGCTTTCTGTAAGAGCAGTAGAAAAAAAAGCTGTAGAAATGAAACAGGGAAAAAGCAAAACCATAAAAGAGCCAAAAAAGCAAGAAGTTGAACTTATAAATTTAAAAGAAGAAATTCAAAGAAAGCTTAGAACAAAAGCAAATATTTCGGGGTCAAGCAAAAAAGGAAAAATAGAAATTTTCTATTTTTCTTTAGAAGAGCTGGAAAGAATAGTAAAAGAACTCAATTTTCAGATATAA